Below is a genomic region from Miscanthus floridulus cultivar M001 chromosome 1, ASM1932011v1, whole genome shotgun sequence.
GTCGTGCAAGACCTAGTATCGCTGAACTTTATAACTGGAGATACAGAGAGCTGGGAGATCTGCCTTATGTCCGTGAGCAAGCAATCTTCCATAAAGCTAATGCTGGGTTCTCTTTTGAGTATCAGTTAGTTGATGTTCCTGATTATAAGGGAAAAGGCGAGTCAGCGCCTTCTCCTTGGTTCTACCAGAATGAAGGGGAGGCTGAGTATATTGTTAGTGTGTATATCTATATGCGCCTGATTGGTTACCCTGCCAATAAGATTTCAATATTAACCACCTACAATGGTCAGAAGCTTCTTATTCGGGATGTTATCAACAAAAGATGCAAGCCATGGAATATTGAGCCCCCTAACAAGGTAATTTGCAATGAGTACGGTGTTTGCTAACAGTTTGTTGGCTTCCGTTTTTTTTGGGTACTGACATCCATTGGCATATCATATCTAGGTTACCACTGTGGACAAGTTTCAGGGCCAGCAAAATGATTTCATTTTACTCTCTCTTGTCCGTACCCGTTTTGTGGGTCATCTTCGTGATGTCAGAAGACTTATTGTAGCTATGTCCCGTGCTCGTCTGGGCTTGTATGTGTTCTGCCGTCGTTCACTGTTTGAACAATGTTATGAATTGCAACCGACATTCCAGCTGCTCCTCCAAAGACCTGATAAGCTTGCCCTGAATCTCGAGGAGTGCACTCCTTTTACCGAGCGACCTTTGGAGGAAACTGGAAACATCCATTACATTACTGGTATTGAAGACATTGATCACCTAGTGAAGTTCAGGCTGGAACATCTTCATCAGGTATGTTGTCCAGTATATCTCTGAAATAAATAGTTGTTATTTTtggtatttcaaaaaaaaaaaaaccctaagCCAAAACTACAATTTCTCTGTGCAATAGATGCAATACATGCAGTATTATGCTCCTCCGGCAAATGAACTGCCTCAAGCAGTGCCAGAAAATATTGCTGATGCAATCCCTTCTGAAAATGGGAATGCTGGTAGTGCTCTAAATGATGCAAACGAGCACATGGCAGTGGAAGAAAATGGTGGTGTGAATGACGCAGTGACCGGTAATAGGATGGACGAAGATGGTGTTGAGGCAAAGGATGACATGACACAAGAAGGGAACAAGGGTGAAGGGAGTGGCGTGGGTCACATGGCTACAGAGGATACACAAGGGGAAGCACAAGCGAGTACAAATGACAAGATGGAGGAAGCAAATGCCACGTCGACGGACAAGATGGAGGAAGCAAATGCCATGTCAGCGGACAAGATGGAGGAAGCAAATGCCATGTCGATGGACAAGACGGAGGAAGCAAATGCCACGTCGACGGACAAGACAGAGGAAGCAAATTCTGATCCGAAGGACAAGATGGATGAAGAGTGACTTGGTGGTGTAGCCAGTTTTGAAATAGAGGTAGACTTGTGCTGTCCAGCCACAGATCTTGATTTGGAACATCATATTTTCAACTGTGTTACCACAGATGAAGGCTGATAACATGCCACACAAGAGGTGTAGCCGTGTGGGCGGAATCAAGATTGACATATGATGGCCTATGTTGCTGCGGTTAATGATGGTGAAGGTTGTTCGCTACCATCTTGGCCATGCTATGCTGGAAAATGTTCCTTTTCTTCCAACCAACGGCGTCTCCATGTATCCCACATGTGTTCAATAGTGTAAACTGTAGAGATTTTTTTGGCAGTTTGTCTGAATCACTCAGATATCAGAGGCCATGTGCAGCTTCTCAACAGCTTAATGAGTTCCCCGGGCCTTTAATTTAGCGTGCACAAGTTCCATCTATAGTTGTCCCCGTAGCATGACACAGCTGGAACGTTGCTTTTGTATACTTGATTGACTATATTGTAATTTTGGCACAAGCATTAGATTTTTGCAGATTTGATAGACCTTATTGGTCTACAGCTATCATATGGCAACTAATATAAATCTATCAGGCCAAATGTGACCAAGAGAAAGGTTGTCATAAGTTTGAGCTAACTGCATCTTTTGTCTAGCAATTTTTCTCCTGACAATTTGAGGTTTTACTTTACTTATAAGAAAGTCGCTTACTGGTCGTGTCGTGGATCGAAAACTGGGCTACACGTACACACGGTATACGCGTCTTGAAAAAGAGATGGCAGTAGAGAGTTTGGCAACTCGAGGAGATGGTAGTAGAGAGAGTTTGGCAACTTGAGGTGAGTACGGTGTACGATGCAAGGTACTACGGAGTGTAGCATCCAACGGCGCGAGTCGTAAAGGAGCCGGATAGGGCCCGCGAGGCAGATCCCCGCCCGGCCGCCCCTCATCTCTTGTTCCCAATCCCACGGCAAATTGGCAACAAATTCGCCCAACTCTTTCTTTCCCCCCGAAGAAAGGAAACTAAGGCGGCGGCCGGCGAGGTAACAGTCGAGCCCGGCTATGGGGGACAGCCAGTACTCCTTCTCTCTTACCACCTTCAGGTCCCAACTcaactctctctcgctctctctctgcGTAGACTTGGCGTCAAGCTGACTTTAAATGGGTCTTGGTGCCTTGCAGCCCGTCGGGGAAGCTGGTGCAGATCGAGCACGCCCTGACGGCGGTGGGCTCCGGCCAGACCTCCTTGGGGATTAAAGGTGCGATCCCTATCCCCTGCACTAATCCCTTTCCTACTCTCTTTCGTCAGTGTTAGGGCCAATGCGGAGTCGCGGACGAGGGTTTGGGGCTGCCGCTGCGGGTTTCTGTGTGTTCCTGGaatttggggattagggtttggcTAAGTGTAACCGTGTGTCCACGCCGCTCTAATCTGGTTAGGCTGGTTTATTTCTTAGCATCTTGAAATTTTACATTTGATTCATAACGTGTGGGGTCTCCGAGTTTTGAGATGGCTATGGGCGTTGGTGGCCATTGTGGTGAATTTGTGATTCCCTGGTGGCACTGTTAGCGCGTGCCCAATCTGAGACTGCACGTAGTCTTAATTTGCTTCCTCTCTTACCCCAAGTGGTTCAGGAGTCAGTTCAATGCCTAGGAAATGCACTGAAGCTAATAAATCTCATAAAGTTGGACCTTTCTTTATCTTGGAGTCATTGGGGACTGTATATTGCACATAAGCTAGCATTGTTTTTGTATCATCATAATTATAAGTATACACAGAATAATACCTTCCCTAGTGATAAGATGGTGGCAGGCATGGTCCCTTGGAAGGGGTTTGTTCAAATTCCAAATCTTGGTCATATTTTTTTGTTCGTTCCTTCATTTATTTTTGTTGTCGTTCATATCCAATTATCCATCATACTGATGGTCTCTTCTTATTGCTGCCACTCAGCAGCTGTGTTCTGGAAGCAAGTTCAATATTTGGATATGTCACTCTCGTTATCAATTTGTGTCTGAACTCAAATTGCTGAATGGAACTACTATTTGACTTGTATTTCTGACATAATTGCTTCTGCTGATATAGTAAGCTATTACATTATTATGAGTTTATTGATAGTATATGTGCTCTTTCAGATATTGCTACTCTGTATTTATACCTGGGATCTGGCAGTCTGTAACCATTTCACTACcttttgtctctttattatttATTCTGATACATGCCATATTACAGCTTCTAATGGAGTTGTTATTGCCACTGAGAAGAAATTGCCGTCTATTTTAGTGGATGAAACATCTGTATGTGTAACATCATCATTATCTTTTGCTTTCTCTCTCAGTCAAATCGCATAATTTGTGCTTCTCGTAAATGCATTAAAAGGCCCTCCAATTCCTAACCTGTAGGTGCAAAAGATTCAAGCATTGACTCCAAATATTGGAGTTGTTTACAGGTACTTTCCTACGCTATTTGGACCTATGGGTTGCTTTGCTGTTCACATCTTATGTTCTGGTGCTGACAGCCTTTCTCTATACATTTGCCTCACATTTCTGAACTTAATAATGTATAAGATCAGTAGATCACAAATCATAATCTTTCAACATGGCTGATGTAGGGTTTTAGTGTTAGCTCCTTAGAGCTGTCACATCTGATTTGCACTTATCACTAATGAGATGGTGTAATAAAAAGTAAAACGCACTATGCTTACCAAAAGAGATATGTTGAAAGGACAAGTTCTTATATGCCTATGGGGAATTTGTTTTTAAACAATTGTGTACAAACTAAGTTAAGCCAAAATATACTTCAATTCAAGTTCCCTCTTGCTTCTTTTAGCTTCCTAGCATCAATATAAGGTATTAAGGTTTAACAGTTTAACTCAGTGACATGTACATTACTGATCATTGAGAAGACCTATGACAATGAACTCTCACTGTTTTTTTGTCGCATTTCCACGTGCTTACCTTGTGTTATTTTTCAGTGGGATGGGTCCGGATTTTCGCGTTCTAGTGAGGAAAAGCCGGAAACAAGCACAACAGTATTACCAGTTGTATAAGGTATTTGTGACAGTTCATTTTGTGtacattacaacaacaacaacaacaaagccttgaagtcccaaacaagttggggtaggctagagttgaaacccagcagaagcaatcaaggttcaggcacgtgaataactgttttccaagcactcctatctaaggctaagtctttgggtatattccatcctttcaagtctccttttattgcctctacccaagtcaacttcggtcttcctctgcctttctttacgttactatcctggcttaggattccactacgcaccggtgcctctggaggtctccgttggacatgtctaaaccatctcaactggtgttggacaagcttttcttcaattggtgctacccctaatctatcacgtatatcatcgttccgaacttgatcccttcttgtataaccgcaaatctaacgcaacttacgcatttccgcgacacttatctgttgaacatgtcgtcttttcgtaagccaacattctgcaccatacaacatagcaggtctaatcgccgtcctataaaatttgccttttagcttctgtggtacccttttgtcacataggacaccagatacttggcgccacttcatccactctgctttgattctatggctaacatcttcatcaatatccccgtctctctgtagcattgatcctaaatatcgaaaggtatccttcctaggcactacttgtccttccaaactaatatcttcctcctcccgagtagtagtttcgaagtcacatctcatatactcagttttagttctactgagtctaaaacttttagactccaaagtctcctgccATAACTACAGTTTCTAATTCACTcatgtccgactttcatcaagtagcactacatcgtccgcgaaaagcatacaccaagggatgtccccttgtatgtcccttgtgacctcatccatcactaaggcaaacagatacgggctcaaagctgacccttgatgtagtcctatcctaatcggaaagtcatccgtgtctccatcacttgttcgaacactagtcacaatattgttgtacatgtccttaatgagcccgacgtacttcgttggtactttatgtttgtccaaagcccaccacataacattccttggtattttatcataagccttctccaagtcaataaaaaccatgtgtaggtccttcttcttctccctataccgctccataacttgtcttattaagaaaatggcttccatggttgaccttccgggcatgaaaccaaattggttcatagagacccgcgttattgctctcaagcgatgctcgataactctcccatagcttcatagtatgactcatcaacttaatttcccgataattagtacaactttgaatatcccctttattcttgtagatcggcaccaatatacttctcctccactcgtcaggtTTCTTGTTCGATTGAAAAATATGGttaaacagcttggttagccatactatagctatgtccccaagtcatctccacacctcgattgggataccttccggtcccatcgccttacctcctttcatccttttcaacgcctctctgaccttagattcttggattctccacacaaagcgcctattagtgtcatcaaaagagtcatccaactgaaaggttgtatccgtattctcaccattgaacaatttgtcaaaatactcttgccatcgatgtcggatctcatcctccttcaccttaTCTTTGCATTTAAATCTGTGCAGGTTCTCAGTCTGGATGCGTTATCAAATTaccttttgtttttgtaaatgatTTGTTAAACGTTATTATCACATACGTTTGTTGTTTTGAAGTGAAACTAATAATTTGTGCTGTCTAATTGTTAAAATTTCCACCCACTGCAGGAAACTATACCTGTTACACAGCTTGTCAGAGAAACAGCTGCTGTTATGCAGGAGTTCACACAGTCTGGGTACGATAAGTTGACACATGTGTTCACTTTCATTGCTCTGTTGAAACTGTTAATCTATGGACAAGCTATGTCCGATTTCTGTATCGAGATTTCTCGATATTGTGGATGCATAACATAATATAACTCTGCATCACTGTTCAACATGATGCACTAAAATATTATGCTATGTTGTACCACTTAACAAGTTCAATGTAAACTATTAATGGACGCTGATAAGTGGCATAATTTCTTTTTCAAACAGTTCAACATTCTAATAGAAAGTTCACCTCATAGAAATTAAGATCCACACAAGATGCCCTAGTTTTGCAATACTCTCTTTTTTATGATAATTTATACAATACTCTTACTCAGGAAACAAAATACCAGTGGTAACCTGGTGGTTCTTTACCAGCGTCCAACCTGGAATGGTTGATGCAATGCTGGTATTGATTTACTGCTATAATGATTATGAAAGACCAAACAAACATAATATTGCGATTGCGAGGAA
It encodes:
- the LOC136543917 gene encoding proteasome subunit alpha type-2 isoform X1; translation: MGDSQYSFSLTTFSPSGKLVQIEHALTAVGSGQTSLGIKASNGVVIATEKKLPSILVDETSVQKIQALTPNIGVVYSGMGPDFRVLVRKSRKQAQQYYQLYKETIPVTQLVRETAAVMQEFTQSGGVRPFGVSLLIAGYDDNGPQLYQVDPSGSYFSWKASAMGKNVSNAKTFLEKRYTEDMELDDAIHTAILTLKEGYEGQISSNNIEIGIIRSDREFRDQGFSGRGGVSCPSTICEFQKREKHEFK
- the LOC136543917 gene encoding proteasome subunit alpha type-2 isoform X2 gives rise to the protein MGDSQYSFSLTTFSPSGKLVQIEHALTAVGSGQTSLGIKASNGVVIATEKKLPSILVDETSVQKIQALTPNIGVVYSGMGPDFRVLVRKSRKQAQQYYQLYKETIPVTQLVRETAAVMQEFTQSGGVRPFGVSLLIAGYDDNGPQLYQVDPSGSYFSWKASAMGKNVSNAKTFLEKRYTEDMELDDAIHTAILTLKEGYEGQISSNNIEIGIIRSDREFRVLSPAEIKDFLEEVE